One segment of Lachancea thermotolerans CBS 6340 chromosome E complete sequence DNA contains the following:
- the SEC16 gene encoding COPII coat assembly protein SEC16 (some similarities with uniprot|P48415 Saccharomyces cerevisiae YPL085W SEC16 COPII vesicle coat protein required for ER transport vesicle budding and autophagosome formation Sec16p is bound to the periphery of ER membranes and may act to stabilize initial COPII complexes interacts with Sec23p Sec24p and Sec31p), giving the protein MGPDAKKRRNQKKKQRQKQKKAEAKNEHSEGADEAHDQEILGSDAGLYAKNEHATVESEAGEVSESTPESITEIDSVAVTEGPQAVKSVQSCAAKKAPKDVVYELSEPTATEGDFREIHAPAENRASSESNTEADIPPAQENAVDMILNDTTSEVDTKDIVSGSEPPEYSHGHASLESGSKPQATEVQGEPGLVGNIDVEQVLKVAVKTDYLAEPCQHLPSAVGAHENSGLLSSPSNVDKAEIQKSAGTEEGHVQGSEQLKGGLLSIDQIQTESSVLSSGAPDEHIGHPADLEQAVSASDPAISVEAQQNPQSNTTEETDEERTLPPINQSQSLDELGVKLDEQLPKASHPATASTTSSTSFLNPEEQQLTSINLPKSAEEEVKNGTDMHLASKRDDEGSKSPTSPQIELTEERQESNNDVKSLNHQSSLVLPDDSGTSCVQEEAAAADSQLPQEKSTAVQAEVQNFGENEDSLKDGTRMGSGMTSQHENDFFQNSGSDERLPWEQNDVDHSKPALSSKQENTSSQEIGAISQPDNPASALFVESGDPNSYEEQLPWESAEHTADAPVVPGNATGDEHSAHHGTSIGNMSTSRHEDLFSEKDASDESLPWEKEESQEPLPWKKDESEEPLPWEKEESQEPKDSSPVEQAVEAEEPVKKFSFLEQDDDLLDDDDSFLESDEEINENLATQPDTGLLNEKIQDPPALPSSAVAPEAPFNKYKPSQVASGVPLIQSSRPVAHITPREEPKVFNDPHLPQENQYVPQPTFINPVVPAVQPAFPQNFKPNVKPLDTIHTKLDEEKKKSDAYDLPLELVPRKPKKAAHAKPFGASTTSLPSGNSSSITSPIHHNTVPLRSSSIVSGGAPQPAQVSSPYVNKPSVPPTSYAPSASYGPASLANTQPIQNAPSPHNVPVSKPTANPYAPPLVPRSQGSHTSYTPSKVPQPLSSATDASALGRYAPSNANSDVPRAQNSLQAFSAQARSRAFSNVSSGSIGSAGSSGRQLNAPGPRYYSQEPMANKPAGYPLAQTEVGPKVVPALKTIGLSKVGPSALSPNSQRRTHARSNSSVYAPAHSSKYAPTVQPQFHLAPHGGTGDYSVNPQFEQPAPHYVSKTGVNRAKLVAETPTERPVDPQIAFHRQFPIFHWGQSSKIVYAIPPKIDPNNYLSSNAPGQAISVVGYDVVSKPSNLMKSFPGPLVKNKTKTKDVDKWIADACTELSALSSLKDICIWKILKLKLSSESTMKDISHALYDSDELLPFLSQPSSMKKGGFNSNKLDENSQLKVLAALQTGNHLQALDLALSQRDFALALILGSLLGKDKWSDVVDIYLHEEFQSSNEGGGSFSVNLLALIFQVSVGNSRRVIKELSVNPSKELWAMQNWKMIISAILNNVNHQHENDSAKTQKLPLLCLEFLVEFGVFLCQRGMVIEGFTSFVIADVPLSVHEVIPGSGVRFQTVGSMNSSESYFLSEIYEYLHSLADPKFSGFDHLLLQKVAHAAALTGYGLTSAASRYTDQLALSLKSLPKNSHIAHTVSARLNFVSSKLTGTNGSWLGKPKLSQVWGQLDKSFNKFIGGDNEEVADKTSERIFENFTPGSSRNGSKLDLSQQGSSFNPAASLNAGLVPNFQPKEKILSTGPQAESDRAHFNNKLNGFVAPGIPPSKSQVWSGQPPHDIKQTQPQSPWATTQNHYTPMAASNSSLNSPVQTLYKSSPIKTRDPPDSAITPPPIFSTSLRKDKKDSASVEESNRTAFDPPLISSNRSKTKKSQRLERINRELLADLSTPPPPPVSGSTDFYDSRRGSIQSRGSIQSHISTLSSPKQAPLSFAAPKLDSSIESEADSSIHQGHISQQDLSQSTDQSTLKEQKDDDINFEGSENRSYEPHLDERSVVPPLSTSQPEVPASMETNEALGTAPIGKTSNELQHPVEPAATSISSTVEGAPVYTENPGTNDNDGPMSLAGETTTSEILGDQFAINTSEEAQAKPQPLGSRGSAFETVANPYAPVTAQKRAKSNYNPYAPKNPVAETEEIVSSQHQDVPDTLEKPLEEELNMFAYGGYNTQDTSVPERVDEPSRNTEKIEENEPTEGDGIYESNKHERQLQADFGSVSKVQSEPRFQPRDKTEFTEESSDDVLSPHAIPVIKPASNPNFKAFTPVPISSSEEQYDDIVENESDDEEDDAEARRLAKETKAREAKAKENKEKKAQEEADKKEHGSSWFGWLRKENNEKKPIKAKLGHKNAFYYDEKLKRWVNKNASEEEKQQVSTPPPPPPIIKKKLEGSPKVKPRSGSVAGGAAARTAGFVAPINPLTGEPLIATNEAGESKEAVRQGSPSITPPVNLSGKKANGLDDLISLVSAPGSQPGTKRKKKGARGYVNVMNNM; this is encoded by the coding sequence ATGGGACCAGACGCTAAAAAGAGgagaaatcaaaagaagaagcagaggcagaaacaaaaaaaggccGAAGCTAAAAACGAGCATTCAGAGGGTGCCGATGAAGCTCATGACCAAGAGATTCTGGGCTCTGATGCCGGTTTATACGCCAAAAACGAGCATGCAACGGTTGAATCTGAAGCTGGCGAAGTCTCAGAATCGACCCCAGAAAGCATAACCGAAATTGATTCGGTTGCAGTTACTGAAGGCCCCCAGGCAGTTAAATCAGTGCAAAGCTGTGCTGCCAAGAAAGCACCAAAGGATGTCGTCTATGAACTTTCGGAGCCCACGGCCACCGAGGGCGACTTCCGCGAAATTCACGCTCCTGCGGAAAATCGAGCTTCGTCTGAGAGCAATACTGAAGCGGATATTCCTCCTGCACAAGAGAATGCTGTAGATATGATTCTCAATGATACAACTTCAGAAGTAGATACAAAGGATATTGTTAGTGGCTCTGAACCTCCCGAATATTCTCATGGTCATGCCTCTCTCGAGTCTGGGAGTAAACCACAAGCTACTGAAGTCCAAGGTGAGCCTGGCTTAGTTGGGAACATAGATGTTGAGCAGGTGCTGAAAGTTGCGGTGAAAACTGATTACCTCGCGGAACCTTGTCAGCACTTACCATCTGCCGTTGGAGCACATGAAAACTCAGGCCTGCTTAGCAGCCCGAGCAATGTTGATAAAGCTGAAATACAGAAAAGCGCCGGCACCGAGGAAGGCCATGTGCAAGGTTCAGAACAGCTAAAAGGCGGTTTGCTTTCCATTGACCAAATACAAACGGAAAGTTCAGTTCTTTCGTCTGGAGCACCAGATGAACACATCGGCCATCCAGCAGATTTGGAACAGGCGGTGAGTGCTTCTGACCCCGCAATATCGgttgaagctcaacagAATCCTCAATCAAACACAACTGAAGAAACAGATGAAGAAAGAACTCTTCCTCCTATCAACCAGTCGCAATCtctcgatgagcttggtGTAAAGCTCGATGAACAACTTCCCAAAGCTTCGCACCCAGCTACAGCATCTACAACATCTAGCACCTCTTTTCTAAACCCcgaggagcagcagctaACAAGCATCAACCTACCTAAAagtgctgaagaagaagttaaaAATGGAACAGATATGCACTTGGCGTCTAAAAGAGACGATGAAGGGTCAAAAAGCCCAACTTCCCCGCAAATCGAATTAACCGAGGAGAGACAAGAATCAAATAATGATGTAAAGAGCTTGAACCATCAATCCAGCTTGGTGTTACCGGATGATTCGGGCACAAGCTGCGtccaagaagaggctgcAGCTGCGGATAGCCAGTTACCACAGGAAAAATCGACTGCTGTGCAGGCCGAGGTCCAAAATTTCGGTGAAAATGAAGACTCGCTCAAAGATGGAACCAGAATGGGGTCGGGAATGACATCTCAACATGAGAATGACTTTTTCCAGAATAGTGGGAGTGACGAACGGTTACCATGGGAGCAAAACGATGTTGATCATTCCAAGCCCGCACTATCAAGCAAGCAGGAGAACACTAGCTCACAAGAAATAGGTGCTATCTCTCAACCAGACAATCCTGCATccgctctttttgttgaaagtgGTGATCCTAATTCCTATGAAGAACAGCTGCCTTGGGAGAGTGCTGAGCATACAGCTGATGCGCCAGTTGTGCCTGGAAATGCAACCGGAGACGAACATTCGGCGCACCATGGCACTTCAATTGGCAACATGAGTACTAGTCGTCACGAGGATTTATTTTCTGAGAAGGACGCCAGTGACGAATCTCTACCCTGGGAAAAGGAGGAGAGTCAAGAACCTCTGCCCTGGAAAAAGGATGAGAGCGAAGAACCTCTGCCCTGGGAAAAGGAGGAGAGTCAAGAACCTAAGGACTCTTCGCCAGTTGAGCAAGCTGTTGAGGCGGAAGAACCGGTAAAGAAATTCTCTTTTCTCGAACAAGATGACGATCTActtgatgacgatgacaGCTTTTTAGAATCtgacgaagaaatcaaTGAAAACCTTGCGACACAACCAGATACAGGTTTATTAAATGAAAAAATACAGGATCCTCCTGCTTTGCCAAGTTCTGCCGTAGCTCCAGAGGCTCCTTTCAATAAGTACAAACCGTCACAGGTGGCCTCGGGAGTACCCTTGATCCAAAGTTCTCGGCCTGTCGCTCATATTACTCCTCGGGAAGAACCCAAAGTTTTTAACGATCCCCACTTACCTCAAGAAAATCAATACGTCCCACAGCCCACATTTATAAACCCTGTGGTCCCTGCCGTACAGCCCGCTTTCCCCCAAAATTTTAAACCGAATGTCAAACCTTTGGACACAATTCACACAAAGCTGgatgaagagaagaaaaagtCAGACGCATATGATCTTccgcttgaacttgttccAAGAAAACCGAAGAAGGCAGCGCACGCTAAACCTTTTGGTGCTTCCACTACATCTCTGCCTTCTGGGAACTCATCAAGTATCACATCGCCCATTCACCACAACACTGTGCCTTTGAGGAGTTCTTCCATTGTTTCTGGCGGCGCACCCCAACCAGCACAGGTAAGCTCTCCCTACGTCAACAAACCGAGTGTACCTCCTACTTCTTACGCTCCCAGTGCTTCCTACGGTCCGGCTTCCTTGGCAAATACTCAACCTATTCAAAATGCACCTTCACCACACAATGTCCCCGTTTCTAAGCCGACCGCCAACCCTTACGCGCCTCCGCTAGTGCCTAGGTCGCAAGGTTCGCATACATCATATACACCTTCAAAAGTCCCACAACCATTGTCATCAGCGACCGATGCTTCTGCTCTCGGAAGGTACGCTCCTTCGAATGCAAATTCGGATGTTCCTAGGGCACAAAACTCATTGCAGGCATTTTCTGCGCAAGCTAGATCGAGAGCATTTAGTAACGTATCCAGTGGAAGCATTGGCTCAGCTGGTAGCTCAGGGCGTCAGCTAAACGCTCCTGGTCCACGTTATTATAGTCAGGAACCTATGGCAAATAAGCCTGCAGGGTATCCGCTTGCTCAAACAGAGGTGGGGCCTAAAGTGGTCCctgctttgaaaaccatAGGTCTCTCAAAAGTTGGGCCTTCGGCGTTGTCGCCTAATTCCCAAAGGAGAACACATGCACGTTCGAATTCTAGTGTTTATGCACCAGCGCATTCATCGAAATACGCACCAACGGTTCAACCGCAATTTCATCTTGCCCCTCATGGAGGAACTGGCGATTATTCTGTAAATCCTCAATTCGAGCAGCCAGCTCCACATtatgtttcaaaaacggGGGTTAATAGGGCAAAATTGGTCGCAGAAACACCAACTGAACGGCCTGTCGATCCTCAGATTGCCTTTCACCGGCAGTTTCCTATTTTTCATTGGGGTCAATCCTCTAAAATAGTTTACGCCATACCTCCCAAAATCGATCCGAACAACTACCTCTCGTCAAATGCCCCTGGACAAGCGATATCGGTAGTTGGCTATGATGTGGTTTCCAAACCATCAAACCTAATGAAAAGTTTCCCTGGCCCcttggtcaaaaacaaaacaaagactAAGGATGTTGATAAATGGATAGCTGACGCTTGTACAGAGCTGAGCGCGCTGAGTTCGCTCAAAGATATCTGTATCTGGAAGATCCTGAAGCTAAAGCTCTCTTCGGAATCAACCATGAAAGATATTTCACACGCACTTTATGACTCGGACGAACTGCTACCGTTTTTGTCGCAACCATCATCTATGAAAAAGGGGGGTTTTAACTCAAATAAGTTGGATGAAAACAGTCAATTAAAGGTTCTAGCTGCACTCCAGACAGGCAACcatcttcaagctctggACTTGGCGCTTTCACAGCGCGACTTTGCTCTGGCTTTGATACTTGGGAGCCTTTTGGGAAAGGACAAGTGGTCGGATGTTGTTGATATTTACTTACATGAGGAGTTTCAGTCGTCGAATGAAGGCGGTGGCAGTTTCTCGGTGAACCTCCTCGCCTTGATATTCCAGGTATCAGTCGGTAACAGTAGGCGTGTGATCAAGGAATTAAGCGTCAATCCTTCAAAGGAACTTTGGGCTATGCAAAACTGGAAGATGATCATATCTGCAATTTTAAACAACGTCAACCACCAACATGAGAATGATTCCGCTAAGACGCAAAAACTTCCACTTCTATGCTTAGAGTTCCTTGTTGAGTTCGGAGTCTTTTTGTGTCAAAGAGGAATGGTTATAGAGGGTTTCACATCATTTGTGATTGCTGACGTTCCACTGTCTGTCCACGAGGTTATTCCTGGTTCCGGCGTGAGATTCCAAACTGTGGGTAGTATGAATTCTTCTGAGAGCTATTTCCTGTCTGAGATCTATGAATACTTGCATAGCCTAGCAGacccaaaattttcaggATTTGACCACTTACTGCTGCAGAAGGTTGCACATGCGGCTGCTTTAACTGGTTACGGTCTGACTTCGGCTGCTTCGAGATATACAGACCAATTAGCCCTAAGTTTAAAGTCACTTCCAAAAAACAGCCATATAGCACACACCGTAAGCGCGCGGCTGAactttgtttcttcaaaactaACAGGCACGAACGGTAGTTGGCTGGGCAAGCCAAAGCTGAGTCAGGTGTGGGGTCAACTCGATAAGTCCTTTAACAAGTTCATTGGAGGGGACAATGAAGAGGTAGCGGACAAGACTTCTGAGAGAATCTTTGAGAATTTCACGCCCGGAAGCTCTAGAAATGGGTCCAAACTTGATTTATCTCAACAGGGATCATCATTTAACCCAGCTGCTTCGCTCAACGCTGGATTAGTACCCAACTTCCAGCCAAAGGAGAAGATATTGAGTACAGGACCTCAAGCCGAATCTGATAGGGCACATTTTAATAACAAGCTCAATGGATTTGTTGCCCCTGGGATTCCGCCATCTAAGAGCCAAGTTTGGAGCGGCCAGCCACCTCATGATATAAAACAAACTCAACCTCAAAGTCCTTGGGCGACAACTCAAAACCACTATACACCTATGGCAGCTTCCAACAGCTCCCTGAACTCGCCTGTCCAGACACTGTACAAAAGCTCCCCAATTAAGACTAGGGATCCCCCGGATTCGGCTATTACACCTCCCCCAATTTTCTCTACCTCCTTgagaaaagacaaaaaggATAGTGCAAGTGTTGAGGAATCGAACAGGACAGCGTTTGATCCACCTCTCATTTCAAGCAATAGatcgaaaacaaagaaatcTCAAAGGCTTGAGCGCATCAATCGTGAATTGCTCGCAGATCTCTCTACCCCACCCCCTCCTCCTGTTAGTGGCAGTACTGATTTTTACGATAGCAGAAGAGGCAGCATACAATCACGCGGTAGCATACAATCGCACATATCgactctttcttctccGAAACAAGCTCCTTTGAGTTTTGCTGCCCCAAAGCTCGACTCAAGCATCGAATCAGAGGCGGATAGTTCTATCCATCAAGGTCACATTAGCCAGCAAGACCTTAGCCAAAGTACTGATCAATCTaccttgaaagaacaaaaagatgatgatatcaattttgaaggttcAGAAAACCGCTCTTACGAGCCTCATTTGGATGAAAGAAGTGTTGTGCCTCCCCTGTCTACATCGCAACCCGAGGTGCCTGCTTCCATGGAAACTAATGAGGCATTAGGTACTGCTCCGATTGGTAAGACTTCTAACGAGCTCCAGCATCCAGTTGAGCCCGCCGCGACTAGCATCTCTAGCACTGTCGAGGGTGCACCTGTTTACACTGAAAACCCAGGTACCAACGATAATGATGGGCCTATGTCGCTAGCTGGTGAGACGACCACATCGGAAATTTTAGGTGATCAGTTCGCTATAAACACTAGcgaagaagcgcaagcaaaGCCACAACCTCTGGGTTCAAGGGGCTCAGCTTTCGAAACTGTCGCGAACCCTTATGCCCCTGTGACCGCCCAGAAAAGAGCAAAATCAAATTATAACCCATACGCACCAAAAAATCCAGTTGCTGAAACTGAGGAGATTGTTTCCTCCCAGCATCAGGATGTTCCCGATACATTGGAAAAACCTttagaagaagaactcAATATGTTTGCATACGGTGGATATAACACCCAAGACACCAGCGTACCTGAGCGTGTCGATGAGCCTTCAAGAAACACTGAAAAAATCGAGGAGAATGAGCCCACAGAAGGTGACGGGATTTATGAGAGCAACAAGCATGAGCGTCAACTGCAAGCTGATTTTGGAAGTGTCTCAAAGGTGCAAAGCGAGCCTAGATTCCAACCCAGAGATAAAACTGAATTTACTGAGGAGAGTAGCGATGACGTGTTAAGCCCACATGCCATCCCGGTGATAAAGCCGGCCTCAAACCCAAATTTCAAGGCTTTCACGCCCGTTCCTATCTCAAGTTCGGAGGAACAGTATGATGACATTGTTGAGAATGAATCagatgacgaggaagatgaCGCGGAAGCTCGGAGGCTCGCCAAAGAGACCAAGGCCCGTGAGGCCAAAGCTAAAgagaacaaagagaaaaaggcACAAGAAGAGGCTGATAAAAAGGAGCATGGCAGCTCATGGTTCGGCTGGCTGCGcaaggaaaacaatgaGAAAAAGCCCATTAAGGCCAAATTGGGTCACAAAAATGCATTCTACTATGATGAAAAGCTAAAAAGATGGGTCAACAAAAATGCCTCTGAGGAGGAAAAGCAGCAAGTTTCCACCCCACCACCTCCACCACCCATCATtaagaaaaagcttgaaggatCTCCAAAGGTGAAACCCCGTTCTGGTTCGGTCGCTGGTGGCGCAGCTGCGAGGACAGCTGGATTCGTTGCTCCGATCAATCCTCTCACGGGTGAACCTCTCATAGCAACAAACGAAGCAGGCGAGTCGAAAGAAGCGGTTAGACAGGGTTCCCCTTCGATAACCCCGCCAGTAAACCTATCAGGAAAGAAAGCGAACGGGCTAGATGACTTGATTTCTCTTGTAAGCGCTCCAGGAAGTCAGCCTGGCACTAAGCGTAAGAAAAAAGGAGCTAGGGGTTATGTCAATGTCATGAACAACATGTAA
- the ELP3 gene encoding Elongator subunit ELP3 (highly similar to uniprot|Q02908 Saccharomyces cerevisiae YPL086C ELP3 Histone acetyltransferase subunit of the Elongator complex which is a component of the RNA polymerase II holoenzyme activity is directed specifically towards histones H3 and H4 disruption confers resistance to K. lactis zymotoxin): MARRGPKTNKQKLAPEKERFIQCCSDITLELTNSLTSGSTKETNLNGLITKFSKKYKLKQQPRLTDIINSIPDQYKKYLLPKLKAKPVRTASGIAVVAVMCKPHRCPHIAYTGNICVYCPGGPDSDFEYSTQSYTGYEPTSMRAIRARYDPYEQARGRVEQLKQLGHSIDKVEYIIMGGTFMSLPKDYREDFIVKLHNALSGFNGNDIDEAIQFSQQSLTKCVGITIETRPDYCTHTHLDDMLKYGCTRLEIGVQSLYEDVARDTNRGHTVKSVAETFCVAKDAGYKIVSHMMPDLPNVGMERDIEQFKEYFENPAFRTDGLKIYPTLVIRGTGLYELWKTGRYKSYNANALVDLVARIMALVPPWTRIYRVQRDIPMPLVTSGVDNGNLRELALARMKDFGTTCRDVRTREVGIQEVHHKVQPDQVELIRRDYYANGGWETFLSYEDPKQDILIGLLRLRKASKKYTYRKEFTSQRTSIVRELHVYGSVVPLHSRDPRKFQHQGFGTLLMEEAARIAKEEHGSEKISVISGVGVRNYYAKLGYELDGPYMSKKL; this comes from the coding sequence ATGGCAAGGCGTGGACCTAAAaccaacaaacaaaaattgGCCCCCGAGAAGGAGCGCTTTATCCAATGTTGTTCGGATATAACATTGGAACTGACGAACTCGTTAACATCGGGTTCCACCAAGGAAACCAACTTAAATGGGCTTATCACTAAGTTTTCTAAGAAGTACAAGCTTAAGCAGCAGCCCCGCTTGACAGACATCATCAACTCTATCCCCGACCAATACAAAAAATACCTTCTCCCTAAGCTAAAAGCCAAGCCGGTGCGAACCGCGTCAGGCATAGCGGTGGTCGCTGTCATGTGCAAGCCCCATAGATGCCCTCACATTGCATACACTGGTAACATCTGTGTTTACTGTCCTGGTGGACCAGACTCCGACTTTGAGTATTCTACACAGTCGTACACCGGTTACGAACCCACTTCGATGCGCGCTATTCGCGCCCGTTACGACCCTTACGAACAAGCTCGTGGTAGAgtcgagcagctcaagcaaCTGGGGCACTCGATCGACAAAGTCGAGTATATTATCATGGGCGGTACTTTTATGTCCCTTCCAAAGGATTATCGTGAAGACTTTATAGTCAAGCTGCACAACGCCCTCTCCGGTTTCAACGGTAATGACATAGACGAGGCTATCCAGTTTTCGCAGCAAAGTTTGACTAAGTGTGTGGGTATCACTATCGAAACAAGACCAGATTACTGCACACATACGCACCTCGACGACATGCTGAAGTATGGTTGTACGCGTCTAGAAATTGGCGTGCAGTCTCTTTACGAGGACGTCGCTAGAGACACGAACCGTGGGCATACTGTGAAGTCAGTTGCTGAGACATTTTGTGTGGCCAAGGACGCAGGCTACAAAATTGTCTCGCATATGATGCCTGACTTGCCAAACGTTGGTATGGAAAGAGATATCGAGCAGTTTAAAGAGTATTTCGAGAACCCTGCTTTCAGAACAGACGGGCTTAAAATTTACCCAACTCTAGTCATAAGAGGAACTGGTTTATATGAACTTTGGAAAACAGGCCGCTACAAGTCTTACAACGCTAATGCCCTTGTCGACTTAGTCGCTCGTATCATGGCTCTAGTTCCACCCTGGACTAGAATTTACCGTGTCCAGAGAGATATTCCAATGCCTTTGGTGACTTCTGGTGTCGACAACGGTAATCTGCGAGAGCTAGCGCTGGCGAGGATGAAAGATTTTGGCACAACCTGCAGAGATGTCCGTACGAGAGAGGTCGGAATCCAGGAGGTCCATCACAAAGTTCAGCCCGACCAAGTTGAGCTCATCCGCAGAGACTACTACGCCAACGGCGGGTgggaaacatttttgtcaTATGAAGATCCAAAGCAGGACATTTTAATAGGACTTCTGCGACTCAGGaaagcttccaagaagtaCACTTACAGGAAAGAGTTCACCTCCCAAAGAACGTCTATTGTCAGGGAGCTGCATGTCTATGGTTCAGTGGTGCCTCTGCATTCTAGGGACCCGCGTAAGTTCCAGCACCAGGGATTCGGCACACTGTTGatggaagaagcagcgaGGATAGCAAAGGAAGAACATGGTTCAGAAAAAATATCGGTCATTTCTGGTGTTGGTGTGAGGAATTACTATGCCAAGCTAGGTTACGAATTAGATGGCCCCTATATGTCTAAGAAGTTGTAA
- a CDS encoding KLTH0E13090p (similar to uniprot|P37303 Saccharomyces cerevisiae YEL046C GLY1 Threonine aldolase catalyzes the cleavage of L-allo-threonine and L-threonine to glycine involved in glycine biosynthesis): protein MPDLPQYTTSYNDFRSDTFTIPTPDMFAAGANASVGDVIFQEDACTCLLEQRVSQELLGGKLYGGSEAQGLFCMSTTMSNQIAIRAHLNFAPPFSILCDKRAHVYVDECAGIAVLSQALVVPVAASNDRFLTLEDIQEAYIPDDGDIHLAPTRLICLENTLHGMCFPYEELKRISDWCHEEGIKLHLDGARFWNAACSSGEDPVGYMRKVGPLFDSLSLCFSKSLGAPIGSMLVGGPEFRARARHLLKQQGGGIRQAGFITKIAAYCLDRNFPQAVAEVSSKTLEFWEDLYTTLKDKYAMELRLAHPVETNFIFIDLASSGINMSKFLEIGERNNVRLFDGRLAFHYQNIKPEGLALLKKTFTDVAEYYQKNDYKPEGRSTRIY from the coding sequence ATGCCTGATCTCCCCCAATACACCACTTCCTACAACGACTTCAGATCGGACACCTTCACGATCCCCACGCCCGACATGTTCGCAGCCGGAGCCAACGCGTCCGTGGGTGATGTGATTTTCCAGGAGGATGCCTGTACCTGCCTATTGGAACAGCGCGTTTCCCAGGAGCTCCTCGGAGGAAAACTTTATGGCGGCTCCGAGGCGCAGGGTTTATTCTGTATGTCCACCACCATGTCCAACCAAATCGCCATCCGAGCTCACTTGAACTTTGCCCCTCCCTTTAGTATTCTGTGTGACAAAAGGGCGCATGTTTACGTGGACGAGTGCGCCGGCATCGCAGTCCTATCTCAAGCGCTGGTCGTGCCAGTCGCTGCTTCCAACGACAGATTCTTGACCCTTGAAGACATTCAGGAAGCCTACATCCCCGATGATGGCGACATCCATCTCGCCCCGACAAGACTCATCTGCCTTGAAAACACCCTGCATGGGATGTGCTTCCCCtacgaagagctcaaacgCATCAGCGACTGGTGCCATGAGGAGGGCATAAAGCTACATCTGGACGGTGCGCGATTCTGGAATGCGGCGTGCAGTTCTGGAGAGGACCCCGTCGGCTACATGCGCAAAGTCGGCCCCCTGTTCGACTCCTTGTCCCTCTGTTTCTCGAAATCTCTAGGCGCGCCGATTGGCTCCATGCTTGTTGGAGGACCAGAATTTAGGGCCAGGGCACGCCACTTGCTCAAGCAGCAGGGTGGCGGAATTCGGCAAGCGGGGTTCATAACCAAGATTGCAGCTTACTGTTTGGATCGCAACTTTCCACAAGCCGTTGCAGAGGTCTCATCCAAAACTCTGGAGTTTTGGGAGGACCTTTACACCACTCTGAAAGACAAGTACGCCATGGAGTTGAGGCTTGCTCACCCTGTCGAAACAAACTTCATATTTATTGATTTGGCCAGTTCCGGCATAAATATGAGCAAGTTTCTGGAGATTGGTGAGCGTAACAACGTTAGGTTATTTGATGGGAGATTGGCTTTCCACTACCAGAATATCAAGCCCGAAGGTCTTGCCTTGCTTAAGAAGACATTTACAGACGTTGCAGAATACTATCAGAAAAATGATTATAAACCCGAGGGACGTTCAACCAGAATATACTAA